A section of the Humulus lupulus chromosome 2, drHumLupu1.1, whole genome shotgun sequence genome encodes:
- the LOC133818439 gene encoding uncharacterized protein LOC133818439 — protein MEDPQSIHNISVIWRGKKFTVQMNPSATLKDLGHEMQKLTHIKTDTMRFIVPQFSNKSSQLLTPFSNEHERLSLQETYVIQGKPIRMMGVSENEVEEVLQGTKGNWKIAGFDEEEKRLRQRILNRHQFSVQLPAGPYIFCDFRTLQLPGIELNPPASEALKRMHMLAADPGIVAIMNKHRWRVGIMTEMAPVGYVGISPKCLLGFNKNNGEEISLRLRTDDLKGFRKYESIKKTLLHELAHMVYSEHDANFFNLNKQLNQEADSLDWTRSRSHTLSGVRHSDHFEEEEFYDEKGFHFSQKLGGNVSDQLESARMAAVAAAYRRIENASTDSFGISEVHEEPDPDDSCSLNEVHSKPYQEPHPDDSGYLNMSEPDPDDSVCLNKSEPDPDESAHQNKFEPDPDDSGYQNKFEPDPDDSETSLKHCILAERGTFHCKEMNIQGQKNIYEPDPDDLEVKMDIFEQGNVMRPEDNVSLISMDYIKADPSESQEDGMMLAEPDPDDNLVHPVEPSRMQIDEPDPDDEELQRIQDPVAALCGRLQKAIKVLRAETDPTQATIVLQTLFKIISNVIEHPEEIKFRRLRKANPIIKRNIANYKAAIEILVLIGFYEDLVSDEMGKTETYLVLKRNDPGLLWLAKSCLEPSLTS, from the exons ATGGAGGACCCTCAGAGCATACACAATATATCAGTCATATGGAGGGGAAAGAAGTTTACTGTGCAGATGAATCCGAGTGCCACTCTCAAGGATCTTGGCCATGAAATGCAAAAGTTGACTCATATTAAAACAGATACTATGCGGTTTATTGTTCCACAGTTCTCGAACAAAAGCTCACAATTGCTAACTCCATTTTCGAATGAGCATGAACGGTTGAGTTTACAAGAAACTTATGTAATTCAG GGAAAACCCATTAGAATGATGGGTGTGTCTGAAAATGAGGTTGAAGAAGTTTTACAAGGAACTAAAGGAAACTGGAAGATAGCTGGATTTGATGAAGAGGAAAAAAGACTGAGGCAGCGCATTTTGAATAGGCATCAGTTTTCAGTACAACTTCCTGCAGGACCTTATATCTTCTGTGATTTTCGAACACTTCAATTGCCAGGAATAGAG TTGAACCCTCCTGCATCAGAGGCATTAAAAAGAATGCACATGCTTGCTGCAGATCCTGGAATTGTTGCCATCATGAACAAG CATCGCTGGCGTGTGGGGATTATGACTGAGATGGCTCCTGTTGGTTATGTGGGTATAAGTCCAAAATGTTTGCTTGGCTTTAACAAG AATAATGGAGAGGAGATATCTTTACGACTTCGAACTGATGATCTGAAGGGTTTTAGAAAGTATGAGAGTATCAAGAAAACTCTTCTCCATGAACTT GCTCACATGGTATACTCCGAACATGATGCAAACTTTTTTAACCTGAATAAACAG CTTAACCAAGAAGCTGATAGCTTAGATTGGACAAGATCTAGAAGTCACACCTTGAGTGGAGTGAGGCATTCTGACCATTTTGAAGAAGAAGAGTTTTATGATGAAAAAGGTTTTCATTTTTCCCAAAAGCTTGGAGGAAATGTTTCAGATCAGTTGGAAAGTGCTCGCATGGCCGCAGTGGCTGCTGCTTATCGCCGTATAGAAAATGCTTCGACCGATAGTTTTGGAATATCTGAAGTCCACGAAGAGCCAGATCCTGATGATTCTTGTAGTTTGAATGAGGTTCATTCAAAACCTTATCAGGAGCCTCACCCTGACGATTCGGGCTATCTGAACATGTCTGAGCCTGATCCTGATGATTCAGTCTGTCTGAACAAGTCTGAGCCTGATCCTGATGAATCTGCCCATCAGAACAAGTTTGAGCCCGATCCTGATGATTCTGGCTATCAGAACAAGTTTGAGCCTGATCCTGATGATTCAGAAACTAGTTTGAAGCATTGCATTTTAGCTGAACGTGGAACTTTTCATTGTAAGGAGATGAATATTCAAGGACAGAAGAATATTTATGAACCCGATCCTGATGATTTGGAAGTGAAGATGGATATCTTTGAGCAAGGAAACGTCATGAGACCTGAAGATAATGTATCTTTAATTAGTATGGATTATATAAAAGCTGATCCAAGTGAGTCTCAGGAAGATGGTATGATGCTCGCAGAACCTGATCCTGATGATAATTTGGTGCATCCAGTGGAACCATCAAGAATGCAAATTGATGAACCAGATCCTGATGATGAAGAATTACAAAGAATTCAAGACCCTGTTGCAGCTCTTTGTGGTCGTTTGCAGAAGGCCATTAAGGTGCTGCGGGCTGAGACCGACCCAACACAGGCTACTATAGTCCTCCAAACTCTATTTAAGATAATAAG CAATGTGATTGAACATCCGGAAGAGATTAAATTCAGGAGACTGCGAAAG GCTAATCCAATAATCAAAAGGAATATTGCAAACTACAAAG CTGCCATAGAAATTTTGGTTTTGATTGGCTTCTACGAAGATCTCGTGTCAGATGAAATGGGAAAGACAGAAACTTATCTAGTGTTGAAGCGAAACGATCCAGGCTTACTATGGCTTGCCAAGTCATGCCTTGAGCCAAGTCTTACAAGCTAG